CGATGGATACCGTTGGTATTGCCACAATGAATTTGAAACGGAGATTGATTCGCCCTTAAAATGCCATCAGATCGCGCGCGAATTTGAAACGCAAAGTGTAACTGGAATGGATTGGCAGTGTTTGACCCGCTTTACTGGCGAAATTCATTTAGGGGCATGCCTTGAAGCCGCCGATAGAAATATCGATCCTGAAAACTCCGATGATGTTCGGTGGTATTGTTGGAGTAAGCTTGCAAATCAAAGCCAGCTCAGTCGCTCTGAATGTCTGGCTCTTGCTTCTTCGATGAAAATTCAAGGCAATAGATTTAAGGCCAACTGGAACTGCATGAACAGAATCCAGTAGCCCTTTTATAATTGATTTAAAACATCAAGGCCGAGCTTCCAGCCGTCTCCTGCGCCGAGGGTGACAAACACATCGCCCTCTTTAAGCAAACCCAAAACTTTTTGAGTCGCTTTGTCGTCACGCAAGAAATACTGTGCACGCTCGTGCTTCATCTCTTGGGCAAGCTTTTCGCTGCTCACTCCAGGAATTGGAGCTTCTCCGGCCGCGTAAATATCTGTGAGCAAAACTTCATCCGCTTCTTTGAAAGCCGTTGTGAAATCATGCCAGCAATGTTGAGTTCTGGAATAACGATGCGGTTGGAAGAAAACCACCAAACGCTGTTTTGGATATTTTTCTCGAAACGCCTGAAGAACTGCGCGCACTTCTGTGGGATGGTGCCCGTAGTCGTCATAAACTTTGATACCGCGTTTTTCACCTTTAAAGTGGAAGCGACGGTCAACGCCTTCAAAGCGTTGCAAACCTTTAGCGCATGTTGCAAATGGAATTCCTGCGGCAACACCGGCGCAAATGGCAGCCACCGCATTCAAAGCATTGTGACGGCCAGGAACTTTAAGCTGGAATTCACCCACAAGATGTCTTGTGCCCAACAAACGGTCACTGCGATACAAAGAATAACTTCCTTGCTCACCGCTAAGAACTAAATCATTCTTTTCATCAAATCCGTAGAATAAAATACGCTTAGGGAAATTTTCAAAAATTTGGCGAATGATCGGATCATCGCCGCACGCAATCACTTTGCCATAGAATGGAACTTTCAAAGCAAAGTCATAGAAGTTCTTTTGCAGGTTTTCAAAAGTTTTAAAGTGATCTAAGTGATCAGAGTCCACGTTGGTGATGATGGCAATTTCTGGAGAAAGTTTATGGAAACTTCCATCAGATTCATCGGCTTCAGCAACAAGCCATTCTCCGGAACCCAACATCGCTGTGGATTTAATAAGTTCAAAACGACCACCGACGACGATTGTTGGACTTAAACCCGCCTCCAAGAAAATCGCTGAAGTCATGGATGTTGTCGTTGTTTTTCCGTGAGTTCCCGCCACCGCGATACCGCGTTTAATGCGCATAATTTCCGCCAGCGCTTCTGCACGAGGGATCAAGGGGATTTGTCTTGCGCGAGCTTCAGAGATTTCCGGATTTCCGTATTGAATCGCACTTGAGTAAACAACGACGTCGGCATCACCGACATTGGAAGAGGCGTGACCTTTAAAAACTTTAACGCCCAACTCTTTCAGTCGTTCCGTATTTGCATTTTCAGAGATGTCACTGCCAGAAACTTTTGCGCCGATATTGTGAAGCAGTTCCGCAAGACCACACATACCGATACCGCCGATACCTACGAAATGAAATTTGGCGTGTTGTAATTTCATTGCAATATTTCCTTTGCGATTGTTGTCGCCGCTTGAGGAATATAAAAAGACTTTATATTTTTGACCATCTGCTCACGCAATTCTTTATCATTGCGCAGCGATTGGATCTCAGAGATCAACCTAGCCGGAGTTAAATCTTTCTGCAAGATCATGCGCCCTGCATTTTTCGCAACCAAACTCTCCGCATTCTTTTGCTGATGATTGTCAGCTGCCGGAAGAGGAATGATGATCGGAATGATACCAAAAGCGGCGGCCTCGGCAATAGAACTAGCCCCCCCCCGACTGACGATGATATCCGCCCATTTATAGTACTTTGGCATGTCATAAATGAACTCATGAGGCTCGACCTCGCAAGGCGCCCCTTGATATTTGGCAGTCACAGTTTCGTAATCCCACTTGCCTAACTGATGAACAACAGAAAGATCTTTAACCCAATCACCACCAGACATAATGGCTTCGTTCAAACAGTAATTGATAACGCGAGATCCTTGGCTGCCGCCAAAAGACAAAAGATGAAATTTCTCATCTTTATGGGACTCGTGAACTGCATTTTCAATTTCTTCACGCACGGGCATTCCGACTTGAGTCACCTGATCATTTTTAAGATATTTTTTAGCTTCTGCAAAAACCACAAAACACTTATCAACGAAGCGAGCTAAAAGACGATTTGCCATTCCCGGCATGGCGTTGGGTTCCCAGATCGCTGTGTTAAAACCAATGGTGCTGGCTGCCAACACAAAAGGCCCCGAGGCATAACCTCCAACACCAATTACGTAAAGCGGCTTTAATTGCCCTAACAAACGGACAGACTGCCAAAGACCCACAGGAATTTTTAAAAGAGTTTTGATTCTTTCGATAGGACTTTTGACATTGAGCTTTCCGGATTCGATCAAGTGCAAAGGGAAACCTTCGCGAGGCACGATCTTGGATTCTAGGCCCATGGCCGTTCCAACAAAATGGACTTCAACAGTAGGATCTACTTTTTGAATCGCACGGGCAATCGCTATGCCCGGATAAATGTGTCCGCCGGTACCTCCACCTGCGATCACAATTGTTCTTTTAATCATGAATTCTTCACCTTCGATGTTGTCCAACGCGAGCCGAAGCGGCGGGAAAACTTATCTTCCTCAAATGAATTTTCAATATTGAGGATCAAACCAAACATAAAACAAAGTGAAACCAAAGAGCTTCCGCCGTAACTGAGAAAAGGCAGTGTTAAACCTTTCGTTGGCAGAAGTCCCATCACCACACCTGCATTGATAAAGACACTCAGACCAAAAGTCACTGACAAACCCAAAGCCATTGCTTTTTTAAAAGGCTCCTCAGCTTTCACTGCGATTTGAATTCCACGGAAAACGACAAAACCATAAAGAGCCAGTAACATCATAAAACCGATGAAACCCATCTCTTCACCGAATACTGCCAACGTAAAATCCGTGTGTGCCTCTGGAAGAAAGAACAACTTTCCTTGGCCTTGCCCTAGGCCCACACCTGTCAATCCACCCGAGTGAAAGCTCAGCATACTTTGAATCACTTGAAAGCCTTTTTGTGCGGGATCAGACCATGGATCTAAGAACGCAAGAACACGCGCACGACGATAAGGAACTGTCATGACCAAGAAATAAAATGCAGGAATCAAAACACCAAGAGCCGCAATGATATATTTCCACTGAAGACCAAAAGCGAAAAGCAAAGTCACGCCAACCATCAGGATGATTGCGAAAGTTCCGAAGTCAGGTTGTTTTAACAAAAGCCCCAGTGGTGCCACCATTGCAATAAGCAGCCAATGCCACTTCAATTTGGAAAGAAGATTTTCTCTTCTTACCAAGAGACTTGCAAACCACACACTGAAAGAAATTTTAAGAAGTTCACCGGGCTCAAAACGGATTCCCAGAGGAAGTTGAATCCAGCGCAATGCTCCCCCAACTCGTACACCCAAGCCAGGAACATACGTCGCAAGCACACCGAGTGTCGCTACAAACCACAAAGCCCATCCGTATTTTTCGATATAACGAAACGGGATGTGAATCGTACCGATCAAAACCGCAAACGCTACTAACGCAAAAATCAATTGTCGCTTAAAAAAGAAAAGTCCATCACCGTAGGACTCAATCGCGAAAATAAAACTGGAAGAGTAAACTTGAACGAGGCCGATCCCTAAAAGAGTGATGATGGCTAAAAACAAGCTGCTAGACAAATATCTCAACATAGTAGGACTCCCGAACTTTAGTATATTCAGAAGTCCTTTTTATCGTCCAATGCTACTGACAAGACTGGACTATTCGGAAATCACTTCTGCATCTGCATCTTGAGTCACTTCAGGCTTGTTTACTGGTGTCATCGGCTTCTTCGGAGCCACTGCTGCACGACGTCCCGCTGTTGAGCAGCAGTAAATCACGCCGGTTTGATCCGAAGAGTTCTTG
This region of Bdellovibrio sp. BCCA genomic DNA includes:
- the ftsW gene encoding putative lipid II flippase FtsW; this encodes MLRYLSSSLFLAIITLLGIGLVQVYSSSFIFAIESYGDGLFFFKRQLIFALVAFAVLIGTIHIPFRYIEKYGWALWFVATLGVLATYVPGLGVRVGGALRWIQLPLGIRFEPGELLKISFSVWFASLLVRRENLLSKLKWHWLLIAMVAPLGLLLKQPDFGTFAIILMVGVTLLFAFGLQWKYIIAALGVLIPAFYFLVMTVPYRRARVLAFLDPWSDPAQKGFQVIQSMLSFHSGGLTGVGLGQGQGKLFFLPEAHTDFTLAVFGEEMGFIGFMMLLALYGFVVFRGIQIAVKAEEPFKKAMALGLSVTFGLSVFINAGVVMGLLPTKGLTLPFLSYGGSSLVSLCFMFGLILNIENSFEEDKFSRRFGSRWTTSKVKNS
- the murC gene encoding UDP-N-acetylmuramate--L-alanine ligase; translation: MKLQHAKFHFVGIGGIGMCGLAELLHNIGAKVSGSDISENANTERLKELGVKVFKGHASSNVGDADVVVYSSAIQYGNPEISEARARQIPLIPRAEALAEIMRIKRGIAVAGTHGKTTTTSMTSAIFLEAGLSPTIVVGGRFELIKSTAMLGSGEWLVAEADESDGSFHKLSPEIAIITNVDSDHLDHFKTFENLQKNFYDFALKVPFYGKVIACGDDPIIRQIFENFPKRILFYGFDEKNDLVLSGEQGSYSLYRSDRLLGTRHLVGEFQLKVPGRHNALNAVAAICAGVAAGIPFATCAKGLQRFEGVDRRFHFKGEKRGIKVYDDYGHHPTEVRAVLQAFREKYPKQRLVVFFQPHRYSRTQHCWHDFTTAFKEADEVLLTDIYAAGEAPIPGVSSEKLAQEMKHERAQYFLRDDKATQKVLGLLKEGDVFVTLGAGDGWKLGLDVLNQL
- the murG gene encoding undecaprenyldiphospho-muramoylpentapeptide beta-N-acetylglucosaminyltransferase, producing MIKRTIVIAGGGTGGHIYPGIAIARAIQKVDPTVEVHFVGTAMGLESKIVPREGFPLHLIESGKLNVKSPIERIKTLLKIPVGLWQSVRLLGQLKPLYVIGVGGYASGPFVLAASTIGFNTAIWEPNAMPGMANRLLARFVDKCFVVFAEAKKYLKNDQVTQVGMPVREEIENAVHESHKDEKFHLLSFGGSQGSRVINYCLNEAIMSGGDWVKDLSVVHQLGKWDYETVTAKYQGAPCEVEPHEFIYDMPKYYKWADIIVSRGGASSIAEAAAFGIIPIIIPLPAADNHQQKNAESLVAKNAGRMILQKDLTPARLISEIQSLRNDKELREQMVKNIKSFYIPQAATTIAKEILQ